A single genomic interval of Helianthus annuus cultivar XRQ/B chromosome 13, HanXRQr2.0-SUNRISE, whole genome shotgun sequence harbors:
- the LOC110900213 gene encoding bystin has protein sequence MGKKRNLNPEPFLSDDTNKSVSKKRTKPAKQHQREENVLSAGMSSKILKEALIQQKEIQEETDAENPNNIVFSEERVNQGKLDYDDDDDVDNFAGFSDNYSQFGGYEDEINEDEEKLLEAFFSKDARPQRTLADIIVEKIKEKDQMPAGVQPLPKLDDSVIEIYKSVGEIFKKYTSGKLPLAFKSIPAKQHWEELLYLTEPEKWSPNAVYQATRILASNMSSKKVERFYKFVLLPRIRLDIRKNKKLHFALYQALKKAVYKPAAFNKGILFPLCESRTCNLREAVIIGSVLQKVSIPPLHSSLALMKLAEMEYAGTTSYFIKLLVEKKYALPYRVIDAMVAHFMRFCEDSREMPVIWHQSLLAFMQRYKHELTKEQKDDVNYLVKKQRHKMVTPEILRELNHSRNRGEKEDDLMSISSPISVINKTIDEDRFDIPDVPMEED, from the exons ATGGGGAAGAAACGAAATCTGAATCCGGAACCCTTCTTATCCGATGACACCAACAAATCCGTCTCAAAAAAGCGAACTAAACCCGCCAAACAACACCAGCGCGAAGAAAAT gttttatCGGCGGGAATGAGCTCGAAGATATTGAAGGAGGCGTTAATTCAGCAGAAGGAGATTCAGGAAGAAACGGATGCGGAAAACCCTAACAATATTGTTTTCTCTGAAGAGCGTGTTAATCAGGGGAAATtagattatgatgatgatgatgatgttgataatTTTGCTGGATTTTCTGATAATTATAGTCAGTTTGGTGGTTATGAG GATGAAATTAATGAAGATGAAGAGAAGTTGTTGGAAGCGTTTTTCTCCAAGGATGCACGGCCTCAGCGCACTCTGGCTGACATCATTGTGGagaaaattaaagaaaaagatCAAATGCCTGCAG GAGTTCAACCCTTACCCAAGTTGGATGATTCAGTCATAGAGATATATAAGAG TGTTGGAGAGATTTTCAAGAAGTATACTTCAGGAAAGTTACCATTGGCTTTTAAAAGCATACCGGCAAAACAACATTGGGAGGAACTTTTGTATTTGACGGAACCAGAAAAATGGTCACCGAATGCAGTGTATCAAGCCACCAGAATTCTTGCTTCTAATATGAGTTCGAAGAAAGTGGAACGCTTTTATAAATTTGTTCTACTTCCTCGTATTAGACTGGATATAAGGAAGAACAAAAAACTTCACTTTGCGTTATATCAAGCGTTGAAAAAGGCTGTGTATAAACCGGCTGCCTTTAATAAAGGAATTTTGTTTCCGCTATGCGAG TCAAGAACCTGCAATTTGAGAGAAGCTGTTATTATTGGAAGCGTTCTTCAAAAAGTCTCTATTCCACCACTTCATTCCAG TCTTGCTTTAATGAAACTTGCAGAAATGGAGTATGCTGGCACAACAAG TTATTTCATTAAGCTGTTGGTTGAGAAGAAATACGCTTTACCATATCGAGTTATCGATGCGATGGTTGCACATTTCATGAGATTTTGTGAGGACTCAAGGGAAATGCCTGTGATCTGGCATCAGTCGCTGCTTGCATTTATGCAAAG GTACAAGCACGAACTGACAAAGGAGCAAAAAGACGACGTTAATTATCTTGTCAAGAAGCAGAGACATAAAATG GTTACACCTGAAATTTTAAGAGAGCTGAATCATAGCCGTAACCGTGGGGAGAAAGAGGATGATCTCATGTCAATAT CTTCCCCTATATCTGTGATCAACAAAACCATAGACGAAGACCGATTTGATATTCCAGATGTTCCAATGGAAGAGGATTAA
- the LOC110903533 gene encoding uncharacterized protein LOC110903533 — translation MVARVPAKSPTKLRFTVYLRIWSEVSLKALNMVGIRNRRLSIWFGSETEFHHLFLIKGDSPELVEYIGKQNLIKALKENFGLKAGKLVFGFEESTSRDLPWGALDDVVMGGVSESQFRIVPNGGETDGPTGLFTAFSWDGGCIPRESRRQTVNCDR, via the exons ATGGTAGCTAGGGTTCCGGCGAAGTCACCAACGAAGCTCCG GTTCACGGTATACTTAAGGATTTGGTCCGAAGTGAGTCTTAAGGCCCTTAATATGGTTGGGATCCGAAACCGAA GGCTCTCAATATGGTTTGGATCCGAAACCGAATTTCATCATTTGTTTTTG ATTAAGGGTGATTCACCTGAACTGGTGGAATATATCGGAAAGCAAAATCTGATTAAAGCCTTAAAGGAAAATTTTGGATTAAAAGCTGGAAAATTAGTCTTTGGATTTGAAG AAAGTACATCCCGAGACCTGCCATGGGGCGCGTTAGATGACGTTGTGATGGGCGGAGTTAGTGAAAGTCAATTCCGGATAGTCCCCAATGGTGGTGAAACCGATGGACCGACAGGTCTTTTTACAG cattttcttggGACGGTGGGTGCATTCCGCGTGAAAGCAGACGTCAAACGGT AAATTGTGACCGGTGA
- the LOC110900214 gene encoding putative pentatricopeptide repeat-containing protein At1g12700, mitochondrial, whose translation MTTTQLLPKSIPTRSNQIIKRFNNLEDAVYLFNRMIRKKPLPLLLNFNNLLTEIVKMKRYTTAISLINKLLSSQITVDACMMNIAINCYSHLGQIDLGFAVYGSILKLGHKPLTSTYNTLLKGLVLEDRVLEAEILFKKLIKRKICEPNEVTYGTVMNGLCKGGNTKMSVRLLRFMEERGCKPSEQVYSMIIDSLCKDRRVDDALKLLTEMVEKRVLPNVVTYNSLIDGLCGLGRWDEAKQMVLEMDRGKISPDARTFNIIVDAFCKEGMVEDARSVVSVMVERGEKPDVVTYSALIDGYCLRGQMKEAVKVFDAMVEDRIEPNIVTFNSLINGYCKRSNVDEAMKVFAEITRRKLAPTVSTYSSMLYGLFKAGRSIDALKLFEHMQSVGVTPNFITYSVLLDGLCKNRRVNEALSLFRIIINNGIHPNVALYTVLIDGCCKNGKLGVGLDLFSELCSRGLRPNVVTYNAMINGLCNQGLIEEAKELVVKMEKNGVFPNGVTYNIVLQGVLKFKTFEDVLLHLKEMDARGFSVDASSFYLLLRSIPEKEQDSNFTNLMIKLVPQDLLKSKSQPLK comes from the coding sequence ATGACCACCACTCAATTACTCCCAAAATCAATACCTACAAGATCTAATCAAATCATCAAGCGTTTCAACAACCTCGAAGATGCAGTCTACCTCTTCAACCGAATGATCCGTAAGAAACCTCTTCCATTACTCCTCAATTTCAACAATCTCTTAACCGAAATCGTTAAAATGAAACGTTACACCACCGCAATTTCACTAATCAACAAACTATTATCATCACAAATCACCGTTGACGCTTGCATGATGAACATTGCCATTAATTGTTACTCTCATTTAGGTCAAATAGATCTAGGTTTTGCCGTGTACGGATCCATACTCAAATTAGGTCATAAACCGTTAACATCCACTTACAATACGTTGTTAAAAGGATTAGTGTTGGAAGATAGAGTTTTAGAGGCTGAAATTCTGTTTAAGAAGTTGATTAAGCGTAAGATATGCGAACCGAATGAGGTTACGTATGGTACGGTTATGAATGGATTATGTAAAGGCGGAAATACGAAGATGTCGGTTAGGTTATTACGGTTTATGGAGGAGAGAGGATGTAAACCTAGTGAGCAAGTGTATAGTATGATTATAGATAGTTTGTGTAAGGATCGGAGAGTTGACGATGCGTTAAAGCTATTAACGGAAATGGTGGAGAAACGAGTGTTGCCGAATGTTGTTACGTATAATTCGTTGATTGACGGTTTGTGTGGGTTAGGTAGATGGGATGAGGCTAAACAGATGGTTTTGGAAATGGATAGGGGAAAGATTAGTCCGGATGCGCGTACGTTTAATATTATTGTGGATGCGTTTTGTAAAGAGGGGATGGTGGAGGATGCGAGAAGCGTGGTTAGTGTTATGGTTGAACGAGGGGAGAAACCGGATGTTGTGACGTATAGCGCGTTGATTGACGGGTATTGTTTGCGCGGTCAGATGAAGGAAGCCGTGAAAGTTTTTGATGCTATGGTTGAGGACAGAATCGAGCCGAACATTGTTACTTTTAACAGCTTGATCAACGGGTATTGTAAAAGATCGAACGTAGACGAGGCGATGAAAGTGTTTGCAGAGATAACGCGTAGGAAGTTGGCCCCGACGGTGTCGACGTATAGTAGTATGTTGTATGGTTTGTTTAAGGCTGGGAGATCGATAGATGCGTTAAAACTTTTCGAACATATGCAGTCTGTAGGTGTGACTCCAAATTTTATTACGTATTCTGTGTTATTGGACGGGCTATGCAAAAACCGTAGGGTCAACGAGGCGTTATCGTTGTTTCGTATAATAATAAACAACGGTATACATCCTAATGTTGCGTTGTACACTGTTCTTATCGACGGTTGCTGCAAAAACGGGAAGCTTGGTGTTGGTTTGGATCTTTTTAGCGAACTTTGTTCGAGAGGTTTGCGGCCGAATGTTGTAACGTACAATGCAATGATTAATGGGTTGTGTAATCAGGGTTTGATTGAGGAAGCGAAGGAGCTTGTTGTTAAAATGGAGAAGAATGGTGTTTTTCCGAATGGTGTAACGTATAACATTGTTCTTCAAGGAGTTTTGAAGTTTAAGACGTTTGAAGACGTGTTATTACATCTGAAAGAAATGGATGCAAGGGGTTTTTCGGTTGATGCGTCGTCTTTTTACTTGTTACTTCGTTCTATCCCGGAAAAAGAACAAGATTCTAACTTTACTAATCTCATGATAAAACTTGTGCCGCAAGATTTATTGAAATCGAAATCCCAACCACTGAAATAG
- the LOC110900212 gene encoding syntaxin-related protein KNOLLE, with protein sequence MNDLLTKSFMSYVDLKKASMKDPDLDLDLESGREPDLQMQPIQQPDHNLTAFLNEAELVKQEMNSIRETLTQLEVANQDSKSLHNPESLKSNRRRINGDIVSVLKKAKGIKSRLEEMDRANAESRRLSGCKMGTPVDRTRTAVANGLRKKLKELMMDFQELRQRMMSEYKETVGRRYFTVTGEEANEEVIEKIINSGSDGQGGEEFMSRAIQEHGRGKVLETVVEIQDRHDAAKEIETSLLELHQVFLDMAVMVEAQGEKMDDIEHHVMNAAHYVNDGTKNLKTAKGYQKQSRKCMCFGIILLLIIILVIVIPILTSVTKS encoded by the exons ATGAACGATTTACTCACAAAATCCTTCATGAGCTATGTAGATCTCAAAAAAGCCTCAATGAAAGACCCCGATCTCGATCTCGATCTCGAATCGGGCCGTGAACCCGACCTCCAAATGCAACCCATCCAACAACCCGATCACAACCTCACCGCGTTCCTTAACGAAGCCGAACTCGTCAAACAAGAGATGAATTCGATACGCGAAACCCTTACCCAACTCGAGGTAGCCAACCAGGACTCCAAATCACTCCACAACCCCGAGTCCCTAAAGTCGAATAGGCGTAGGATAAACGGGGACATAGTTTCGGTTTTGAAAAAGGCGAAGGGGATTAAATCGCGGCTTGAGGAGATGGATAGGGCGAATGCGGAGAGTAGGCGGTTGTCCGGGTGTAAAATGGGGACCCCGGTTGATAGGACTAGAACCGCGGTGGCTAATGGGTTGAGGAAGAAGTTGAAGGAGTTGATGATGGATTTTCAGGAGCTCCGGCAGCGGATGATGAGCGAGTATAAGGAGACGGTCGGCCGGAGGTATTTTACGGTCACCGGAGAAGAGGCGAATGAggaagtgattgagaagattatTAATAGTGGGAGTGATGGGCAAGGGGGTGAAGAGTTTATGTCAAGAGCAATTCAG GAACACGGTAGAGGAAAGGTGTTGGAGACGGTAGTAGAGATACAAGACCGCCACGACGCAGCAAAGGAGATCGAAACAAGCCTGTTGGAGCTCCACCAAGTGTTCTTAGATATGGCGGTGATGGTAGAGGCTCAGGGCGAAAAAATGGATGATATCGAGCATCACGTGATGAACGCGGCCCATTACGTGAATGATGGCACGAAGAACCTCAAGACCGCGAAAGGGTACCAAAAACAAAGTAGAAAGTGTATGTGTTTTGGGATCATACTTTTGTTGATCATCATCCTCGTGATCGTTATTCCAATCCTCACTAGTGTTACAAAATCTTAA